TCTTTGCCAAGAATATATTAAACATGTCTATGATTTCCGTGTAATCTCATTTCCTCGTGCTTTACATTCCTTGTACTTAAAATTTATGTAAATTCATTATCATCCAAAATTCATTTGTGCTTTTTGTGCTTGAGTAAGGATATGTGAAGCGATATCTATCGCTCTCCAATCTTCTAACGTGATGATAGCCTTAACAAATATCGATTTTAATAGACAATAGTTTACTAGAATTGAGTACCTTGCAAAGGGTGTTATAATGTGTTTCCCGAATGATTCCTTAGGGTAAGTGTTATCAACGAAGAAATATCAGAGATCAGGTAATCACAACGCGCATCAAGGCACTAGAGGGGTGACAGTGATTGAAGCTTTGTCCGAGCAACTTGAATAGTTACTGCAAAGAGTCTATCAGCTTTTTTTGGATGATGAGTTCTCGAGGTCTCAAATGAATGGTTTCTAAGGGGTATTTATGGTGGGGAAACGTGAACCGAAGCTCCATATATTTCGCAGAAgttgaatgatttgaaaaaaagtctTCCTAAAGATTGTTGCttatattgttaaaataataagtaaattaaaaaaaaaatatcagagacaacaatttatatcaaaatattttcatggatgatgaaaatattttttatttaatattttttgtaagcaatataaacatttatttttaagaaaaaaaattcaaataaaatatttcctaTGAAATAAACAAAGCATAAATATTAAAAGAGATTCCCCAATGTGGAGATCCATAAATGCTAAACACACAAATGACATTTTGTTGCATGTTGTTAGGACATACGACAAGCTCACTATAAAGTATTAGGGGGAGGCAAAGCTAGGATTTCACAGTCAAGTCATGATATGAACTTATCAAGTCAAGACTCTCTAGAGCATATCATGGAAAATGAGATAATGTTGGAAGGGAATCCATTAGTTGGTTAATAAGAGGAGTTTCCTTACTTATCATATTGGCATTTTGAAGGTAACATCGTCCATTTAAAGTGGTAGAGGCAAAATTAAAGTACAAACACCAGGAATAATCTTTGCCAGCAATAtagatattacaaaaaaaaaaaaaaaaaaggtaaatttgttgAAAGATAAATTCTATATAACACAAAATTAGTTTATTGATTATTAGGCTTTTAAATAATACAACGTGGATATTTATAATCTGCAATCCACGATCATTCACAAAAACTTATAAAATTTGAATGAACAAATAATCCCCAATCCTATGTTTGGCTATGGTTACAAGAAGTTACAGTATATCCATGATCTTCTAGCAGTGATAATCTACAAGAAGTTAAAGATCTGAAAATATCGATTCCGCTACTTCAAAGCAACATACTAGTATCGCTGACCTTGTCCACTAGCGAAAGGCTCTCATCACTCGCGATGTCAATTATCGACAACTTTATTGGCGAGTTGTCGATCTCCTTCAACTTGTCAATTGTTTTGTGCATTGATCCCTGGCTAAGCTAGTCACTCATAGATAATAACTAAAATTTGGTATTTCTTTGTTGGCTAAGGGTCAGAAAACGAAGGGAATCATTATAAGGGACAGATTGAAGATGCTCAGCTAAAATCACGATGGGTTTCAAGCCAGTTGTCTTTCCATCCAACTTTGGTTGCACTTTGCAGTCTGTCGCATAAATTTAGATCTCACCATATGCAATATGAGGCGGATCTCCTTAATTAGAATGGTTTGTGAAAAGGGACATACCGTTGACTTAGTTAAGCTTCCGAAGACGAAGCAGGGATCATTTGTAAGGACCAAAGTGGCCCTAAAATGCTTACACCCATGTTATGGGTAAAATGTCAAATCACCATATCCGCTCTTCCAGTAAACTTGAAATTAGGACTGGAGCATAAAAGTCCTTAATTAGGACTATTAATTTTACGATGATAATTTGACAACTAAGTTGTTTGATCTAAGTAATCAAAGAACTATTAATTTTATAACGTTAATTTGACGTATAAGACTGAGCTCCGCCATCGCCAATATCTTGGGCGACCTTGAGAATCACGGACCCATGGGACTTAGTAATCACTCAATATCGTTAATAGCTTTAAGGTGGGGAGACTGTCACAAGCGCTGCAGATCATGCGATTGTCAATCGATGCCCATGACTgtaattgttattttaaatgaaatataCATACGCTTCTAAAAATCCCctgaaaataggaaaaaggtCAGATCCATGAGAGAGCCCCCAAAGACCAAGCGATTCCACTATGCCATTTTGTTTGGGGGCAGTTCAATGGGCATAAAGTGGGAATGTCCTGCGAGAAAGAGCATGGGTATTCCCATCACTGTTCATACCATCTTCTCAATCTTCCATCGGACAGCtctaagaaaagagagagagaaagagagagagagagagagagagagcgaagaaAGTAGCGGCCCTGGTGCTGGCAGTGAATCTGCTTATTGGCAATGGAGTCTCCTTCTCCCAACCATGTTCCCAGCAGCCTCCAAGGTCGAGTCCCACAATTTCATGGCCACCTCGCGAGAAAGGCCACAACTACGATGAAACATGGGACTCAGCTACTGAAGGAGATGATGATAGCGTGCCCACTGGAGGCCACAAGGTCGTCTTTCCATTCAATATAAGCTTTCTCGCTGCTCGAGATGCCCGTGACAACAAAGTGCTCCTGTGGGGAGTCCATGGCAGAGGCCAAGGAGCGGAATTCGATCCGTTTACAGGAGAGCACGAGAATGGGAACGGAATGTTTTTGACGTGGAAGGACCTGTGGGTGACGGTGACGGACCGGAGAATGGGACACATCGCATATTGCAGGAGCTCACTGGGTATGCCGGACTGGGTCGGATGCTGGCCATCATGGGTCCTTCTGGCTGTGGCAATTCGACTCTGCTCGATGCCCTAGGAGGTGCGTATCGAATAATTCTCTATTTCAACAAAATGTAAACTTTCAGGAAATCAATGATAGATTAAGACGCCGCGGATCTTGGGTTAGAATACAAACAAAAATCTAATAAATAAGAGCAGGACTCGCgtattttatagaaaaaattagTGCTTAGGGTGAATACCTTTTCAACCATCTGTTTACAGGTTCTTTTCCCTCGTGGACATCATGGATTAGAAAACAAACGACAATATATAAGTAACAAAAGCAGAAGAACGCAAATGTTGCGTAGTCACTGGAGGCAAGTCGACTTGTCCCAGCTTCTCTCTTGTCGAGACTTCAAGAAGTCAACGTATGATATGTCTGCTCTCCCCTTTCGACAAATATAGTTGACGTCGATGGTCCTCCGATAACGGACGAATCCCCACAAGAAACAGCGTTCCTGTCGTCTCAACCACGCTATTAACAGAGTTGTACAGTTTCAGGTCGGGTGACAATAAGAGACTGAGCTAAACCCGAAGCCTCTCGCTTGCTCTGAAACTCGTTGTCCCCTGACTATTGCACGGCCTGGCAACGACGACCTCAAATTTCGAGAAAGCCAACAGGGTGGGTTAAGAATCTTGACGACGTCTCAGCTTAAGGAGAGCGATACATGCAAATATCACGTGAAAAAACTGTTGAGTACGCAAGAATGCACAGTCGTATGGCGTCTACTTGCTCTGACCCATGAggatttccttcttttgaagGAATTGTTCTttgagacagaaaaaaaaaaatggattttttatgGTGCTCGTGTTGTCAGGAGGGAATGAAATGAACcgaattctcctttttatttcacATTCAAGCATTTAATCATTTGTAAGAAGCACCCAACAAGTCTGTAGTCTTTCCATAACAATTTATTgatctctttcattttcattttcggTTGCTaccctttttttccaaatgacCAACTTTTGCAGGGAGATTTAAGTTCAAGCATCCAACAGATCGGAGAGATCTTGATCAACGATCACAAACCACCTCTTTCTTTTGGCAGTTTGGTAAGCCTAGCCGAAGATGCAGTGCTTTATTGAATTTCGATTGCAGCATTCCTTGCCAAATCTTTGTTCATACAAATCGCTCTTAGtaataaattttcactttgttcatttgttttttggggTTTTGCTATAGGCTTATGTGACTCAGGATGGCACACTCATGACAACTTTAACGGTGAGAGGCTGTGTACTATTCGGCTCAGCTCCTATTGCCGGAATCTATGTCCAAgtcggagaagaaggagagagccCAGGCGACGATTAGAGAGATGGGACTGTAAGACACAATAGACACGAGGATAGGCAGCAGGAGTGCCGAGGGCCTTGGTGGTGGCCAAAAGAGCAGAGTGAGCATTTGCATCGAGATCCTGACGCACCCCAAGCTACACTTCCTCGACAAACCAACCCATGGGCTTGACAGCGCTGTGTCATACTATGTGATGAACCAACGGTGATCGCTCAATTCATCAGCCTAGCAGTGAAGTCTTCGAACTTTTCCACGATCCGTGCCTTCTTTCTTCAGGGAAAGCTGTGTATTTTGGCCTTAGATCAGGCGCAGAACAGGTGCTTGTTATATTTGACTTCCATGTTATGAATCTTTACTTGTTGCAAGCAAAAAAACCTTTTCTAActatcattttttcttctttttttttttttttttttttttatacagtTTTTTTGCATCAAATGGTTTTCCATGTCCAACTCTTAAAAATCCATCTGATCATACCTCAAGACGATTAACGGGGATTTCAACGCAGTAAGTCATGCCACTCAAACATACCATAATATTCTCTAACTTAGACACTCCTCTTTTGGATGCACTTCATGAGAACGCACAATTGATAGTTGCTCACTTATGGGCAAAAATCCGATTTCCTTTATTGGCTCAAATGGAGACATATTCTCAACATGATACTTTAAAATTCTGATAAGCATAGCTATCATTATAGCCTCAAGGACATTTGTTGAACGTTCAACTAGGAAAATTTGTTATCTTAAATACACTTTCCCTTTCTTGCTACATATGATGAATGCATTCAGAAATCAAGACATTGCTTCGAGAGCATTGGTTGGCAAGACCACAAGAAATGGCTTATCAGAGAATAAAAGTTAGTTGGCAACACTATTTTCATCTTCTATATAACTAAATCTacccaattttcatcaaaaagacaaaattaccctctatcattcaattgcaatttagaTTTTGTGttctcaaatttatttactttccttttgtagttttttttttttatatatctatGTAGAATCTACTTACTATACATAagaatttcatatgtttatttttttatttattgtagaTTTCCCATGAATATTAAAAgcactatgttttttttttttttattgttagaattgcttccataaaaatttattttgttgaaaagagaTTTTCAAAAGTCTAGTTCTTTCCATATTATTGATCATATATTATGGATAAATTGTTAAGTAGATGACATTTAATTATATCAGAACATTATATAAagtaagatttttatttttttggaaatgccagtgaaatgtcattattttgatttgacaaaaattaatataaaaaaaatcaagacaccTTATTATGcgtaatttttttagtatattCCTATATATTCGTATAACGCTTTAGCtgctctatataaaaaaaatctctcacCCGTAGAATAAgtaaaaaagataaattctttaATGTAGTAAATAAAGAGACTTGATATGTGTTGTAGactaatgaaattattaaaaggttcaCCAAAAAGGTGAGCTTTTGAGATAAGAGAGACAAAAAAATAGACAAGTTGTTAAgatcaatgatgaaaaaaatatttccagttttatactatatcaaagaatatcttttttccttactacTAGCAAGATGATTTTACACAGTATGTAAAACGTTATAAGAATATCTAAGAATGCATTTTTCTATAAtaagctaaaaaataaaatatgtgaaaactatcataaatagaaaaaagaaagagtcgGGTCATCTGGTCTAGTCTTTTTAATGTGAGTGAGGGTGGACATAGTCATTTAGTGGGATGGAAATAGTGCTGCAAAAAGTGGGCTAAATTCTATAAAATAATGGCTAACACATGCAATCCGAGTTTGTCCAAACAGTTAAATATATAACAATATAGTCAACAACAAAGAGGGCTGTTCATGAACAAGTTGGctcatcaaatttggaatttgacCGGGCCAAAACGATCTTTAAAAGACATCTATTTTTACTGTGATCTTGAAAATGGTTTAGGTTGTCTTTTTTATCACACCGAAAGGTTGAGGAATATGTGAATATTTTAGTATTGCGTGACTGTGATCCAAGTTGAAGTGAGCTATGAGCTATACCGAGACAAGCcatctaataaataaataaagtgtgAATTTCCCACAATAGCTGTTGAAGTAGTCCATGATTGTAAAAGATTATTATttagtttctcttcctctgctgACAAAACTTTTGTTTAATTGACTACTTGACCATGACCATTGATTCATGATTACTCAATAGGGCCTCTCCCAATCAATGTGAGAATTAAGATGTCGCAAACTCTCCCACTTAAATAATTGGTGTCCTCATTAGTGTTGAGTTGTATCACCTGGTGATGCCCCCTCTATTTGATGTTCGGTCCATCCATTTGTTGCATCTTGTCCGAGCCCTAACACACAAGCAATCACTCCCTATCTTTGTCGGATCAAATATGGGTATAGTTTGTCCACAACCAAGCCTTTATTGGAGATGTTCTAGCTCTGATACTATCTGTAAAAGCTCGGCTTGTTCCACATGAGCCAACTAATCTAAGCAAACACAAAAGGTAGTGGCCATTCGGGGGTGAGTGCTAATTTataaatcaatgaagatgacatctttcaaCCAATGTATGGGCTCTTGATTAAAGATAGAAAGGAGAGAGATGTCATGAGGACCGAGATGACGCTAGCAAAATGTAAACAATGCCATACAATCTAAGAGAGCATTACACGATTCAAGTTCATCTAATTCCAACCAAGCAAGTGCTGGCAAAAATAAACAAGTGctaagaagaaaattttctttcaaataaaccAAGGCCTACACTACTATCTTGACCAAGCCTAGTTGAGGAAGGGCGCGAAAAACAACTTATCAATTTAACGGGACATTTATTGGCTAATGTTGGTACTCATTTTTACCACTTACTTTTCTAGATAAGTTTGACATTGAATGTTGGTACACAAGTGTAATTTTGTGAAGCCAGCTTTGACTACATTTTGATTAGAGCCGTTAATATTTAGAATTAGCGTGTCCAGAAAATTAATTGCTTCCTCGTACAGGAAATTTCACAAATTGATAAGAAGTAAATGCATGGGGCTAAGGACTTAGATCTACCCGTGAAAACAATACTAGAAGTTATTAGAAAGTTCAACCTAAAATCTTAAGTTAGTAATTAGAATGGATCACGAGAAGAGACCCAATGTGAgcttggttaaggatttggaaATGAACAGGTGATCCTCTGTAAGGATCAACAAGGTCCAAAATACATTTGGTACAGTAGGGATCCTCAACAACCATGGCTGGATTCACAATCTGTACTTCATCAGAACTGTCTTGAGTTTGAAAGATCAAATGGGGGTTTAGAATAATGCTCTTTGCTCCTATTTTATCGAGATATGTTTCCCATACAAACCCATTCAACATTTCTGTATGATCAAGCATAATGTACATTATTATCCATGGAAGAGATTTATTAATTCATCTACAATTTAAGATAAACACACCAGTTTACCACTGAAAAATAGGTAACCCTAACTTGCTGCCATATTAAGGCTTTGAAGAAGGGTTATCCATGACATGTTTGGGATGTCTAGGAGATTTAGCCCTAAAGTTTTTCACCAGCGGCTTCATCTTCTCCGCCGCCTTTATTATTCCAAGGAACATGAGCCTGTAAACGACCACCATGCCAAGCAAGATAGCAAGATCCACCCATTTAGAGTAGCCCATCTCCACTTGCCAATAGTTTCTCAAGATTTCTTCACCACTGATCGTTGGTGACCCTTCCATCTGGTTGGGAAATATTAACCCTTCAAACTCATTCTTGAAGAAACCTTGGTTGGCATActtatggaaggagatgtaatACATGGGATATCTCCAGAATGGCTTGGGGAGATCATCTGGCAACCTGAAAAACCCTCCATTTAGCATCATCACACCTTGAATTCCGGCACCGGTTATGATCCCCATGAGGAAGTCGGGGACTAAACTTGCGACGATCATCATTAGGCTCTCGACTAGTAACATGCACGCGAAGAGGACCAAAGCGAAGTACACAAAGTGCTCTAAACTCTTTTGGAGGCCAACCAAGTAATAAGCTATGGCTCCTGGGATAAGAGAGATGATTAGCAGATAAGGGATGGACGAAAATGTATTGCCTACCACGAACGCAGCTACACCATAGTGCCCATTCAATCTCTCTCGCCCAAAGACCTGGTAAAATGAAAATGTAGGATTCTCATGACTTCGGTACAATGAAAAGCAATCGGAGCatcaagataaaagaaaagaaaaaaggaagattaAGAGAAATGCCTTCATGTCCTCAACAAAGGAGGGGAATCCGCCGATTGCCATAAAAGTAAGAAATGCCGCAATGAACATTAGCATAGAACCTCTTGCCTGAAAATTCgttaaaattatgaaacttgGTCAATGCAATGTGCAATAACTTTAAATCTCATTCTTCATCGATTTGGTCACTAGATTATTTAGAACATACCGTCACGCTAGAGAGCTTACCTGAATTGAGCCGTAGGTGAATCCAATGTCGTAGAAGATAGTCCCAACACACAGACACAATGCAATGTAGATTGCTAAACGAAGCCAGTAATACCCCAAGTCACGATACATGTTCACGAACGATCGCTTGGTTAGAACGAGGCTCTGGGTAAGGAAGCTTGCTTGACTcccatttctttccaaatttccTCCAACGTTCTAATGGAAACACGCAATTTATCAGAAACTCTCAGCGTGTTACATTTTATGAGTTTCCAATCCACATTTTAATATCGAAATTGCATACCTTTCCGGATATCTTGGACACTTGCTGCTGAACTTGGTGACACATCAGAGATGACAAATAAGATTTGACCAGAGTGTCAATGGCCTCTTCGGCATCCATGCCATTGCTTCCTTGTTCGATGTCCTgacaataaatttttgtttcattagttCCATgaaatttcctttatttcttgaaattatGGTCGAACAAATCAAGTTTCAGTTGCATGGCTTACTGCGTCAAAGTCCTTGTTAATCGTCCTGAGGTAGTGATCAGACGGATTTCTAAGAGTTGGACATGGGAAACCATTTGATGCAAAAAACTGCAAAAagtaaataagaagaaaaaaaaacatagtcaGGTAATTGTTCGTTGCTTGCTacaagaaaaaattcataacctAGTAGTCCAGCATCACAAGCACCTGTTCTGCCACTGATCTAAGGCCAAAAAAGACTGTTTTCCCAGAAGAAAGAAGGCAGAGATTGTGGAAAAGCTCAAAGACTTCACTGCTAGGCTGATGAATCGAGGCAATCACCGTCCTCTGGTCATGACTGGCTAGCTTGGCAATGCGCTTCATCACATGGTATGACGCAGCACTGTCAAGCCCGCTGGTTGGCTCGTCAAGGAAGAGGAGCATCGGGCGCGTCAGGATCTCGATGCAAATGCTCACCCTCCTTTTTTGGCCACCACTGAGGCCTTTGGCGCTCCCCCCACCTATCCTAGTATCTCTCGCATCTTGCAGTCCCATCTCTCTAATCGTTGCCTCAGCTCGCTCCTTCTTCTCCGAGTTCGACATGGATTCCGGCAATTGGAGCTGAGCGGAGTAGTACACGGCTTCTCTCACCGTTAAAGTTGTTATCAGTGTGTCATCCTGAGTGACATAAGCCTATAACAAAACcaaaacgaaaaataaataaagtgaaaatttaCTACGAAGAACGATTTGTATAAACTACGATTTGGCTAGGAAATCTGCACATTGAAATTCAACTCAGCGCCACATCTATCAGCTAGGCTTACCAAAGTTCCGAAAGAAAGTGGTTGTTTGAGACCATTAATCAAGATCTCTCCTGTCTGTTGAGTGCTTGAACTTAGTCTCCCTGCAAAAAGTTGCCtcttaagaaaaaagaaagggtagAAACTgagagtaaaaatgaaaaaaattaataaatgttATTTAAAGGTTACTGATATGTTAGTTACTTCGTCGATTGTTCTCCTCGAAAACAAATTAATCTACTTCTAAATGATTAACTGCTTGAATGTGAGGTAAAAAAGCAAATTCGATTAAATCTATTCAGCCGCAGCACAGGTGAATCTGCAGCAGCAATCCAAGAGGGCATACTAAAAATGAAACTTAAGTTCCCGCTCATGACCCTTATAACAAGCTACACTGAGGAAGAAGTGTAGAACAATTAGCTCAAAAAGATCCCCGTTGTATAACCATTCATCAACGGACGCCTCTTCCCATATTGGTTAGACAAATCGTGTCTGGAAAGGTTATAACGGCAAAAGCCattggaatttttcattttgtatcTTTCAAGATTGTGCAATCTCTCTTCTTTGCacatattttgattgatatatGTTACCTTTAATAATATATCATAAAACCTATAAATAAGCTAATGTACTCCCCAATAACATATATCGAATTATACTAAAATTTCTTAAATCTGTCTCAACTATCTCCTCTATGAGAGAGAAGGTGGGACAAGATTCATTGActtttcctttgttctttttagtGACTATGAAATATTTACGTTctgctttcttttatttattgttcGTTTGTTTGTTTTCTAACCCAAGATGTCCGGCGTCttattttatcatgaaaaattaatataatttaaaggaCTGATCTGTATTTTATAAAGTGAAAGAGCGTGACGTGTGGACAATTTGCGAACAAAATCTGCATTTGTAGATAGAAATGGCTACTTACCAGTCAATTTAGTTGGAATTTTCTCATAGAATCTTGGAACTTAGATCTCATTTTGAGTTTGCTTTACTTGTAGCATATCAAAACATGAAAAGGACATAAATCACCTACCCATCTATATAGAAAGAGAGATTTATTCGAAACGGTACCTCCAAGGGCGTCGAGGAGCGTTGACTTGCCACTGCCCGAAGGACCCATGACGGCCAGCATCCGGCCCGGCTCGGCATAACCGGTCAGCCCCTGCAATATGGGATGTGTCCCGTTCCCCCGGTCCAGCACCGTCACCCACAAGTCCTTCCATGTCAAGACCATCCCATTCCCATTCTCGTGTGCTCCTGTAGCCTGGTCAGGTCGAGATCCTTTGCCTCCGCCATGGACTTCCCATGGGGGCACTTCGTGGTCACGGGCATCTCGGGTATCGGCTTCGCCAATACTGAATGGAAAGATGACGTCGTGGCTTCGGGCGGACACaccatcatcctcttcttcgtGAACGTCGTCGGCTTTCTTGGGAGGCAGCAATGAGATTGTCTGAGGCGGGCTCGGAGTCCACCTGGGAACATTGATGGGAGAAGGAGACTCcattgaaaaaaggaaaattcgttgccgccgccgccgcccctttcttctctctctctctttcctagAGCTGTTGGATTGAGGATTAAGAAAATGGCAATGCCGTGGTGGTATTTATAGGGAGCTAAGAATTCGAACGTGGTTTTTGAAACGATTCAAAGAAAGGGGGTAGATGGTGGATGGAAAGGAGTGTGAACGGTGATGGCTGATGGGAATACCACTTTATGCTCTAGCTTTCCTTTTTGGACTCAACCACTTTATAACCAATAAATAGCCCCCAAACAAAATTGTGAATTGGGAATCTTCTGGTCTCTGGCGGCTTTCTCATGGATAGTACCTTCCTCCTAGATTTAGCGATTTTCTAAACGCGTACAaacatctgattttttttatttttttaatagctATTGCATTAGTCAGCACCAGTTGGCAACTGACTAATCTACAATAGTTGTGACGGTCCCTCCATCCCAACCACGGCGAGTCCGTTGAATTAATACTACCAACTTAGATATAATTTGACCATGTAATTAAATAACATCCGTGGCGAGCCTGGTAGCTCAATACTTAATATCATATCGATGTCAACAATATGTACTGCACTCTGAGAATTGATAGAACTGAGGAATGGGTGAATTGATATAATCTATGTAACCTATAGAAAGATTCTTCCATAATTTTATTATCTTTGACATCGGTTATTGGTGTTGTAATCGGCGTCGCAGCGGAAGCGAATCGTCAGtttgcaattatgtcgggagctatagaaatcaatcgaaataaaacgaggaacaaTAAAAAGACAATGACgctagaaatttacgtgattcggtccGAATGTCGGAACCTATGTCCACGAGGAGAGccagcaaatcaatccactataaatcggagaattacaggattacaatcacTCAATGCACTCAAGTATTTCCCAGCCCTACTATACACCCAATACCCACAGTGTTTAACAACTCAACTCACTTACTGGACTTGACTTCCGCACAAACCCTCTCTGAGCTCAagctctcactctctctcgagctcGTTTCTCTCGCTCTCTGCCGAGCTCTTTTGTTTTCGCTCTACTTGCATCTTTTGGACGTCTTCTCCTTTTAGTGAGGAGGGCATAAAGATAGGATAAAAGAATGAAATTAAATGGCCTCATTAAATGCAGCGCAGGCGTCCACAAGACAAGCCCACAATCGGCACCGAACACCCACCATATTTGTAGGCATGCATGCAGATCAGTCATGTGCATGGGCAGGCATTTAATGAGGCAGAGGAGAGTCAACAAACGTGCGCCATCGATCCGTGAAATGAGGTGGGCCGCAGTCTTCAAATTTCTTGTTCATGGAGAGAAGCAAGCGTATGACCATGCATGCACTGACACACACGTAGAATAGCTTtgtcttccctctttctttatccGC
Above is a window of Eucalyptus grandis isolate ANBG69807.140 chromosome 9, ASM1654582v1, whole genome shotgun sequence DNA encoding:
- the LOC104420285 gene encoding ABC transporter G family member 1, producing MESPSPINVPRWTPSPPQTISLLPPKKADDVHEEEDDGVSARSHDVIFPFSIGEADTRDARDHEVPPWEVHGGGKGSRPDQATGAHENGNGMVLTWKDLWVTVLDRGNGTHPILQGLTGYAEPGRMLAVMGPSGSGKSTLLDALGGRLSSSTQQTGEILINGLKQPLSFGTLAYVTQDDTLITTLTVREAVYYSAQLQLPESMSNSEKKERAEATIREMGLQDARDTRIGGGSAKGLSGGQKRRVSICIEILTRPMLLFLDEPTSGLDSAASYHVMKRIAKLASHDQRTVIASIHQPSSEVFELFHNLCLLSSGKTVFFGLRSVAEQFFASNGFPCPTLRNPSDHYLRTINKDFDADIEQGSNGMDAEEAIDTLVKSYLSSLMCHQVQQQVSKISGKNVGGNLERNGSQASFLTQSLVLTKRSFVNMYRDLGYYWLRLAIYIALCLCVGTIFYDIGFTYGSIQARGSMLMFIAAFLTFMAIGGFPSFVEDMKVFGRERLNGHYGVAAFVVGNTFSSIPYLLIISLIPGAIAYYLVGLQKSLEHFVYFALVLFACMLLVESLMMIVASLVPDFLMGIITGAGIQGVMMLNGGFFRLPDDLPKPFWRYPMYYISFHKYANQGFFKNEFEGLIFPNQMEGSPTISGEEILRNYWQVEMGYSKWVDLAILLGMVVVYRLMFLGIIKAAEKMKPLVKNFRAKSPRHPKHVMDNPSSKP